The Solea solea chromosome 19, fSolSol10.1, whole genome shotgun sequence genome has a window encoding:
- the tbx3a gene encoding T-box transcription factor TBX3a isoform X1 gives MNFLMRDPVIQGSSMAYHPFMPHRGPEFAMSAMLGHQPPFFPALALPHNGSLSLPGALGKPIMDQLMGAAETGLHFSSLGHQAAAAHLRPLKTLEPEEEVEDDPKVHLEAKELWELFHKKGTEMVITKSGRRMFPPFKVRCTGLDKKAKYILLMDIVAADDCRYKFHNSRWMVAGKADPEMPKRMYIHPDSPATGEQWMSKVVNFHKLKLTNNISDKHGFVSSTNTILNSMHKYQPRFHIVRANDILKLPYSTFRTYVFPETDFIAVTAYQNDKITQLKIDHNPFAKGFRDTGNGRREKRKQLALQSMRSYEEQQKRENGASDDSSGEQAPFKCFGQASSPAVSTVGPPHLKDFCDSDEDSDDESKDGHHIKDGPDSSKISTTTEDGKDHEASPAKGHPFKNSDTSSRMRDSSGSRTEKSQADSRQSPVTVISSTTRSAEDLKSPSLDPPKTDECSRSIGKDSFMPLSVQTDSAHMGHSHLHNFGFPTGLTGQQFFNHLGSAHPFLLHPSQFNMGGAFSNMAAGMGPLLAAVSTAGVNTMDTASMASSPQGLTGAPGLPFHLQQHVLASQGIAMSPFGSLFPYPYTYMAAAAAASSAASSSVHRHPFLNAVRPRLRYSPYSLPMTVPDSTLLTTAMSSMAGAGADLKGDGIVPVSPGVTLDSTSEVTSHSSTISSGSVSMSPKTCAEKDAANELQSIQRLVSGLDSNQDRPRSGSP, from the exons ATGAACTTCCTGATGAGAGATCCAGTCATACAGGGATCGAGTATGGCATATCATCCCTTTATGCCTCACCGGGGTCCGGAATTTGCCATGAGTGCGATGCTGGGCCACCAGCCTCCGTTCTTCCCGGCGCTGGCGCTGCCTCACAACGGCTCCCTGTCACTGCCGGGCGCGCTGGGAAAGCCGATCATGGACCAGCTGATGGGAGCAGCAGAGACCGGCCTGCACTTCTCCTCGCTGGGACATCAAGCCGCGGCCGCGCACCTCCGGCCTCTCAAGACTCTGGAGcctgaggaggaggtggaggatgaTCCTAAAGTTCACCTGGAAGCCAAGGAGCTTTGGGAGCTCTTCCACAAGAAAGGCACCGAGATGGTGATCACAAAATCCGGAAG GCGGATGTTTCCCCCGTTCAAAGTGAGGTGCACTGGTCTGGACAAAAAGGCCAAATACATTCTCTTGATGGATATAGTTGCAGCCGACGACTGCAGGTACAAATTTCACAACTCCCGTTGGATGGTGGCCGGCAAGGCCGACCCCGAAATGCCAAAGAGGATGTACATTCACCCGGACAGTCCGGCCACTGGCGAACAGTGGATGTCAAAAGTCGTCAATTTTCACAAACTCAAGCTGACGAACAACATCTCCGACAAGCATGGATTTGTAAGTTCAactaat ACTATTCTTAACTCGATGCATAAATATCAGCCTCGCTTTCACATTGTGAGAGCCAACGACATTCTCAAACTCCCGTACAGTACCTTCAGGACATATGTTTTCCCTGAAACGGATTTCATTGCTGTGACTGCTTATCAAAATGACAAG aTTACGCAGCTGAAAATTGACCATAACCCATTTGCCAAAGGATTCCGTGACACAGGCAACGGGAGACGGGAGAAGAG GAAACAGCTGGCTCTGCAGTCCATGCGTTCATACGAGGAGCAGCAGAAAAGAGAGAACGGGGCTTCAGACGACTCCTCGGGCGAACAGGCTCCCTTTAAATGCTTCGGCCAGGCCTCGTCCCCTGCCGTGTCAACCGTGGGCCCCCCACACCTAAAAG ATTTCTGCGACAGCGACGAGGACAGCGACGACGAGAGCAAAGATGGACATCACATCAAAGACGGTCCGGACTCCAGCAAGATCTCCACGACCACGGAGGACGGGAAGGATCACGAGGCGAGTCCGGCTAAGGGGCATCCTTTTAAAAACAGTGACACTAGCAGCAGGATGCGGGACAGCAGCGGCTCCAGGACTGAGAAGAGCCAGGCGGACTCGCGGCAGAGTCCCGTCACCGTCATTTCCAGCACCACGCGCTCCGCGGAAGACCTCAAGAGTCCGAGTCTGGATCCGCCCAAAACGGACGAGTGCAGCAGGTCAATCGGCAAGGACAGCTTTATGCCTTTGAGCGTTCAGACGGACAGCGCGCACATGGGCCACAGCCACTTGCATAATTTTGGATTTCCTACGGGTCTAACAGGACAACAGTTCTTCAATCACTTAGGGAGCGCGCACCCCTTTCTTTTGCACCCCAGTCAGTTCAACATGGGAGGCGCGTTCTCGAACATGGCCGCGGGCATGGGGCCACTATTGGCAGCTGTGTCCACGGCAGGGGTGAACACCATGGACACAGCCAGCATGGCATCATCGCCGCAAGGCCTGACGGGAGCGCCGGGCCTACCCTTTCATCTGCAGCAGCATGTTTTGGCAtcgcag GGCATTGCAATGTCTCCGTTCGGCAGTTTGTTCCCCTATCCATACACGTACATGGCCGCAGCCGCTGCAGCCTCATCCGCTGCGTCATCGTCCGTGCACCGACACCCTTTCCTGAACGCGGTGCGCCCCCGACTCAGGTACAGCCCTTACTCCCTCCCCATGACGGTACCGGACAGCACTCTGCTCACCACCGCCATGTCGTCTATGGCGGGCGCCGGGGCCGACCTGAAGGGAGACGGCATCGTCCCGGTGAGCCCCGGCGTCACCCTGGATTCCACGTCGGAGGTGACGAGCCACTCGTCCACCATTTCCTCCGGCTCGGTCTCCATGTCCCCAAAAACTTGCGCGGAAAAAGACGCCGCCAACGAGCTGCAGAGCATCCAGCGCCTGGTCAGTGGACTGGACTCAAATCAGGACAGGCCACGGAGCGGGTCCCCATAG
- the tbx3a gene encoding T-box transcription factor TBX3a isoform X2, protein MNFLMRDPVIQGSSMAYHPFMPHRGPEFAMSAMLGHQPPFFPALALPHNGSLSLPGALGKPIMDQLMGAAETGLHFSSLGHQAAAAHLRPLKTLEPEEEVEDDPKVHLEAKELWELFHKKGTEMVITKSGRRMFPPFKVRCTGLDKKAKYILLMDIVAADDCRYKFHNSRWMVAGKADPEMPKRMYIHPDSPATGEQWMSKVVNFHKLKLTNNISDKHGFTILNSMHKYQPRFHIVRANDILKLPYSTFRTYVFPETDFIAVTAYQNDKITQLKIDHNPFAKGFRDTGNGRREKRKQLALQSMRSYEEQQKRENGASDDSSGEQAPFKCFGQASSPAVSTVGPPHLKDFCDSDEDSDDESKDGHHIKDGPDSSKISTTTEDGKDHEASPAKGHPFKNSDTSSRMRDSSGSRTEKSQADSRQSPVTVISSTTRSAEDLKSPSLDPPKTDECSRSIGKDSFMPLSVQTDSAHMGHSHLHNFGFPTGLTGQQFFNHLGSAHPFLLHPSQFNMGGAFSNMAAGMGPLLAAVSTAGVNTMDTASMASSPQGLTGAPGLPFHLQQHVLASQGIAMSPFGSLFPYPYTYMAAAAAASSAASSSVHRHPFLNAVRPRLRYSPYSLPMTVPDSTLLTTAMSSMAGAGADLKGDGIVPVSPGVTLDSTSEVTSHSSTISSGSVSMSPKTCAEKDAANELQSIQRLVSGLDSNQDRPRSGSP, encoded by the exons ATGAACTTCCTGATGAGAGATCCAGTCATACAGGGATCGAGTATGGCATATCATCCCTTTATGCCTCACCGGGGTCCGGAATTTGCCATGAGTGCGATGCTGGGCCACCAGCCTCCGTTCTTCCCGGCGCTGGCGCTGCCTCACAACGGCTCCCTGTCACTGCCGGGCGCGCTGGGAAAGCCGATCATGGACCAGCTGATGGGAGCAGCAGAGACCGGCCTGCACTTCTCCTCGCTGGGACATCAAGCCGCGGCCGCGCACCTCCGGCCTCTCAAGACTCTGGAGcctgaggaggaggtggaggatgaTCCTAAAGTTCACCTGGAAGCCAAGGAGCTTTGGGAGCTCTTCCACAAGAAAGGCACCGAGATGGTGATCACAAAATCCGGAAG GCGGATGTTTCCCCCGTTCAAAGTGAGGTGCACTGGTCTGGACAAAAAGGCCAAATACATTCTCTTGATGGATATAGTTGCAGCCGACGACTGCAGGTACAAATTTCACAACTCCCGTTGGATGGTGGCCGGCAAGGCCGACCCCGAAATGCCAAAGAGGATGTACATTCACCCGGACAGTCCGGCCACTGGCGAACAGTGGATGTCAAAAGTCGTCAATTTTCACAAACTCAAGCTGACGAACAACATCTCCGACAAGCATGGATTT ACTATTCTTAACTCGATGCATAAATATCAGCCTCGCTTTCACATTGTGAGAGCCAACGACATTCTCAAACTCCCGTACAGTACCTTCAGGACATATGTTTTCCCTGAAACGGATTTCATTGCTGTGACTGCTTATCAAAATGACAAG aTTACGCAGCTGAAAATTGACCATAACCCATTTGCCAAAGGATTCCGTGACACAGGCAACGGGAGACGGGAGAAGAG GAAACAGCTGGCTCTGCAGTCCATGCGTTCATACGAGGAGCAGCAGAAAAGAGAGAACGGGGCTTCAGACGACTCCTCGGGCGAACAGGCTCCCTTTAAATGCTTCGGCCAGGCCTCGTCCCCTGCCGTGTCAACCGTGGGCCCCCCACACCTAAAAG ATTTCTGCGACAGCGACGAGGACAGCGACGACGAGAGCAAAGATGGACATCACATCAAAGACGGTCCGGACTCCAGCAAGATCTCCACGACCACGGAGGACGGGAAGGATCACGAGGCGAGTCCGGCTAAGGGGCATCCTTTTAAAAACAGTGACACTAGCAGCAGGATGCGGGACAGCAGCGGCTCCAGGACTGAGAAGAGCCAGGCGGACTCGCGGCAGAGTCCCGTCACCGTCATTTCCAGCACCACGCGCTCCGCGGAAGACCTCAAGAGTCCGAGTCTGGATCCGCCCAAAACGGACGAGTGCAGCAGGTCAATCGGCAAGGACAGCTTTATGCCTTTGAGCGTTCAGACGGACAGCGCGCACATGGGCCACAGCCACTTGCATAATTTTGGATTTCCTACGGGTCTAACAGGACAACAGTTCTTCAATCACTTAGGGAGCGCGCACCCCTTTCTTTTGCACCCCAGTCAGTTCAACATGGGAGGCGCGTTCTCGAACATGGCCGCGGGCATGGGGCCACTATTGGCAGCTGTGTCCACGGCAGGGGTGAACACCATGGACACAGCCAGCATGGCATCATCGCCGCAAGGCCTGACGGGAGCGCCGGGCCTACCCTTTCATCTGCAGCAGCATGTTTTGGCAtcgcag GGCATTGCAATGTCTCCGTTCGGCAGTTTGTTCCCCTATCCATACACGTACATGGCCGCAGCCGCTGCAGCCTCATCCGCTGCGTCATCGTCCGTGCACCGACACCCTTTCCTGAACGCGGTGCGCCCCCGACTCAGGTACAGCCCTTACTCCCTCCCCATGACGGTACCGGACAGCACTCTGCTCACCACCGCCATGTCGTCTATGGCGGGCGCCGGGGCCGACCTGAAGGGAGACGGCATCGTCCCGGTGAGCCCCGGCGTCACCCTGGATTCCACGTCGGAGGTGACGAGCCACTCGTCCACCATTTCCTCCGGCTCGGTCTCCATGTCCCCAAAAACTTGCGCGGAAAAAGACGCCGCCAACGAGCTGCAGAGCATCCAGCGCCTGGTCAGTGGACTGGACTCAAATCAGGACAGGCCACGGAGCGGGTCCCCATAG